From a region of the Rhipicephalus microplus isolate Deutch F79 chromosome X, USDA_Rmic, whole genome shotgun sequence genome:
- the LOC119187233 gene encoding uncharacterized protein LOC119187233: MSADSSQENPIQVVAQQMLDENARFIKAIIRCQNEGDALKCSRYKALFYRNLVVLANLGRSCKRTIPPEKYPA, translated from the exons ATGTCGGCCGACTCCTCTCAAGAGAACCCGATCCAAGTTGTGGCGCAACAG ATGCTCGATGAAAACGCCCGATTTATAAAAGCTATTATTCGCTGTCAAAACGAAGGGGACGCTTTGAAGTGTTCGAG GTATAAAGCGCTTTTCTACAGAAATTTAGTCGTCTTGGCAAATTTAGGAAGATCATGTAAAAGGACAATT CCACCAGAGAAATATCCTGCGTAA